Proteins found in one Streptomyces sp. CB09001 genomic segment:
- a CDS encoding NAD(P)/FAD-dependent oxidoreductase, whose protein sequence is MSARHDLVIVGGGPAGLATALHAARAGLDTVVVEPRPAPVDKACGEGLMPGAVRSLAALGLEVPGVPVSGIRYVQGARRVQAAFRHGPGMGVRRTDLHGVLHRAVLAAGVPVLPLRVGEVRQDHAGVSVPGTGLRSRWLVAADGLHSRVRRSLGLEVETRGAPRYGLRRHYAVAPWSPYVEVHWGSDAEAYVTPIGPRLVGIAVLTTRRASFTTQLEGFPTLAARLSPDRAVTSVRGAGPLRQRARTRAHGRILFVGDAAGYVDALTGEGVALALVGAEALVANLRRGTPGHYETDWRRATRRHRLLTELLLRARLQPALAPRIMPAAARLPRVFSAAVNALA, encoded by the coding sequence GTGAGTGCCCGCCACGACCTGGTGATCGTCGGGGGCGGGCCCGCCGGTCTCGCCACCGCCCTGCACGCGGCGCGCGCCGGTCTGGACACGGTCGTCGTCGAGCCGCGCCCGGCGCCGGTCGACAAGGCGTGCGGCGAGGGGCTGATGCCGGGCGCGGTCCGCTCGCTCGCCGCGCTCGGCCTGGAGGTCCCCGGCGTCCCCGTCAGCGGCATCCGGTACGTCCAGGGCGCTCGCCGGGTCCAGGCCGCCTTCCGCCACGGCCCCGGCATGGGCGTCCGCCGCACCGACCTGCACGGCGTGCTGCACCGCGCCGTGCTGGCGGCCGGCGTGCCCGTGCTGCCGCTGCGCGTGGGAGAGGTGCGGCAGGACCACGCGGGCGTGAGCGTGCCCGGGACGGGGCTGCGCTCCCGGTGGCTGGTCGCGGCGGACGGCTTGCACTCACGTGTGCGCCGTTCGCTCGGTCTGGAGGTGGAAACCCGCGGCGCACCCCGCTACGGGCTGCGCCGGCACTACGCGGTGGCGCCCTGGTCGCCGTACGTCGAAGTGCACTGGGGCAGCGACGCGGAGGCGTACGTCACCCCGATCGGCCCCCGGCTCGTCGGCATCGCCGTGCTGACCACCCGGCGCGCCTCCTTCACCACCCAGCTGGAGGGCTTTCCCACTCTGGCGGCCCGCCTGTCGCCGGACCGGGCCGTCACCTCGGTGCGGGGCGCCGGACCCCTGCGGCAGCGGGCCCGCACCCGGGCCCACGGCAGGATCCTGTTCGTCGGCGACGCCGCCGGCTACGTCGATGCCCTGACCGGTGAGGGCGTCGCCCTCGCCCTCGTCGGCGCCGAGGCCCTGGTCGCCAACCTGCGCCGGGGCACGCCCGGCCATTACGAGACCGACTGGCGCAGAGCGACCCGCCGGCACCGGCTGCTGACCGAACTGCTGCTGCGGGCCCGCCTCCAGCCCGCGCTCGCTCCCCGCATCATGCCCGCCGCCGCTCGTCTGCCCCGCGTGTTCTCGGCCGCGGTGAACGCGCTGGCCTGA
- a CDS encoding isoprenylcysteine carboxylmethyltransferase family protein codes for MPWYTLLVLAVAAERVAELVVARRNAAWTLARAGVEHGRGHYPVMVALHTGLLACCLLEPLLADRPFLPALGWPMLALALLAQAVRWWCIATLGPFWNTRVIVVPGARPVGAGPYRFLRHPNYVAVVVEVAALPLVHSAWLTAAAFTAANAMLLTVRLRCENTALAQAAPA; via the coding sequence ATGCCGTGGTACACGCTTCTCGTCCTCGCCGTCGCCGCCGAACGCGTGGCCGAACTCGTCGTCGCCCGCCGCAACGCGGCGTGGACGCTCGCCCGCGCCGGAGTGGAGCACGGCCGTGGCCACTACCCCGTGATGGTCGCCCTGCACACCGGGCTGCTCGCGTGCTGTCTGCTCGAACCCCTGCTGGCCGACCGCCCGTTCCTGCCCGCCCTTGGGTGGCCCATGCTGGCCCTCGCGCTCCTGGCGCAGGCCGTGCGCTGGTGGTGCATCGCGACGCTCGGGCCCTTCTGGAACACCCGGGTGATCGTCGTTCCGGGAGCGCGGCCGGTCGGTGCCGGACCGTACCGCTTCCTGCGGCACCCCAACTACGTCGCGGTGGTGGTGGAGGTGGCGGCCCTGCCCCTGGTGCATTCCGCGTGGCTGACCGCGGCCGCCTTCACCGCGGCCAACGCGATGCTGCTCACCGTCCGCCTGCGCTGTGAGAACACGGCCCTCGCCCAGGCGGCGCCCGCGTGA
- a CDS encoding 3-oxoacyl-[acyl-carrier-protein] synthase III C-terminal domain-containing protein — protein MDDMRVPVIVDHAPSPSPPPSPARRPTPPWEAGPRIAAVRCALPPHRYAQHELTGPIGDLCLSPGADRALLHRVHASAGVRTRHLALPIEQYAGLGDFGQSNDAWIEAGLALGEEALSGALREAGLAPADVDLLVFASITGVAAPSLDARLAGRMGLRPDVKRLPLFGLGCVAGAAGLARVHDHLRGHPDDTAVLLTVELCSLTLQRGDGSRANLVAGALFGDGAAALVARGDNTDGGGSSSSSSSATVAPSAGPRVVATRSHLYPGTEQLLGWEIGADGFRVVIDAGVPDIVRGHFGRQLRAFLAEHELTVDDIGTWICHPGGPRILSAVSETLGLSEDALDASRRSLAAVGNMSSVSVLHILEGIRARRTPESGTWGLLLAMGPGFCSELVLLRW, from the coding sequence ATGGACGACATGCGTGTCCCCGTGATCGTCGACCATGCTCCCTCCCCGTCGCCTCCCCCTTCCCCCGCGCGGCGCCCGACGCCGCCGTGGGAGGCGGGTCCCCGTATCGCCGCCGTGCGCTGCGCGCTGCCCCCGCACCGGTACGCCCAGCACGAGCTCACCGGGCCCATCGGCGACCTGTGCCTGTCCCCCGGGGCGGACCGCGCCCTGCTGCACCGCGTGCACGCGTCCGCGGGGGTGCGTACGCGTCACCTCGCCCTGCCGATCGAGCAGTACGCCGGGCTCGGTGACTTCGGGCAGAGCAACGACGCGTGGATCGAGGCGGGTCTCGCCCTGGGCGAGGAGGCCCTCTCGGGCGCGCTGCGGGAGGCGGGGCTGGCACCGGCCGACGTCGACCTGCTGGTGTTCGCCTCGATCACGGGCGTGGCCGCTCCGTCGCTCGACGCCCGGCTGGCCGGGCGCATGGGGCTGCGACCCGACGTCAAGCGGCTTCCGCTGTTCGGGCTCGGCTGCGTCGCGGGCGCCGCCGGTCTCGCCCGGGTGCACGACCACCTCCGCGGGCACCCCGACGACACCGCCGTGCTGCTCACCGTGGAGCTGTGCTCGCTGACGCTCCAGCGCGGTGACGGCTCGCGTGCCAACCTCGTGGCCGGGGCGCTCTTCGGCGACGGCGCCGCCGCACTCGTCGCCCGCGGCGACAACACCGACGGCGGCGGCAGCAGCAGCAGCAGCAGCAGCGCAACGGTCGCACCCTCCGCCGGTCCCCGCGTGGTCGCCACGCGCAGTCACCTGTACCCGGGTACCGAGCAGCTCCTCGGATGGGAGATCGGCGCCGACGGCTTCCGCGTCGTGATCGACGCCGGTGTCCCGGACATCGTCCGGGGCCACTTCGGCCGGCAGCTGCGCGCGTTCCTGGCCGAGCACGAGCTGACCGTGGACGACATCGGAACCTGGATCTGCCACCCCGGAGGCCCTCGGATCCTGTCGGCGGTGAGCGAGACCCTCGGCCTGTCCGAGGACGCCCTGGACGCCTCACGGCGCTCCCTCGCCGCGGTGGGGAACATGTCGTCCGTGTCCGTGCTGCACATCCTGGAGGGCATCCGGGCCCGACGTACACCGGAGTCCGGCACCTGGGGACTGCTCCTGGCGATGGGCCCGGGGTTCTGCTCCGAACTCGTCCTGCTGCGCTGGTGA
- a CDS encoding UbiA family prenyltransferase — protein sequence MLRACHPEPTIAVTVFVSVLAVGAGRGPAGSAAVALAVLAGQLSIGWCNDAVDARRDTACRRGDKPVGTGELPRAAAAAAAGTALVLCVPLSLVCGLAAGAAHLVGVAAGWAYNLRLKRTVLSPLPYAVGFASLPAFVALGPPLSAWPAWWAMTAGALLGVGAHLANVLPDIEDDLATGVRGLPQRLHRSACRRLAPVVMSAAVGVLVVGPPGAAGVMDRVLTGAAVVAAVAGTAVRSGARSRWPFRAAIVVAGIAVTQLLLHAPDMS from the coding sequence CTGCTGCGGGCCTGCCATCCGGAACCGACGATCGCCGTCACCGTCTTCGTGTCGGTCCTGGCGGTCGGAGCCGGCCGCGGGCCGGCCGGGTCGGCGGCCGTGGCCCTCGCCGTACTCGCCGGCCAGCTCTCGATCGGTTGGTGCAACGACGCGGTCGACGCACGGCGCGACACGGCCTGCCGACGCGGTGACAAACCGGTGGGCACCGGGGAGCTTCCGCGTGCCGCTGCCGCCGCCGCGGCGGGCACGGCCCTGGTCCTGTGCGTACCCCTGTCCCTGGTCTGCGGGCTCGCCGCGGGAGCGGCCCACCTCGTGGGGGTGGCCGCCGGCTGGGCGTACAACCTGCGGCTGAAGCGGACGGTCCTCTCGCCGCTGCCGTACGCCGTGGGCTTCGCCTCCCTGCCGGCCTTCGTCGCCCTCGGTCCGCCCCTGTCGGCCTGGCCCGCCTGGTGGGCGATGACCGCGGGAGCCCTGCTGGGCGTGGGGGCCCACCTGGCGAATGTGCTTCCGGACATCGAGGACGACCTCGCCACGGGGGTGCGCGGGCTGCCCCAGCGGCTGCACCGCTCGGCGTGCCGCCGGCTGGCGCCGGTCGTGATGTCGGCCGCCGTGGGAGTGCTCGTCGTGGGACCGCCCGGCGCGGCCGGAGTCATGGACCGGGTGCTGACGGGGGCGGCGGTGGTCGCCGCCGTGGCGGGCACGGCCGTGCGGTCGGGAGCCCGCAGCCGGTGGCCGTTCCGGGCGGCCATCGTGGTGGCCGGCATCGCGGTGACGCAACTGCTGCTGCACGCTCCCGACATGAGCTGA
- a CDS encoding cupredoxin family copper-binding protein, with translation MPFPFPTRAARLAAAGACALALTTLVGCSDGGGGGGDGATESATRSSASGGTQITIKDFKFQPASLTVSPGAKVTVVNKDSTTHTVTASKGGSFDTGDIAPGKSATFTAPSTAGDFPYTCTIHPFMKGTLTVE, from the coding sequence ATGCCGTTCCCGTTCCCCACCCGTGCCGCGCGACTCGCCGCGGCCGGCGCCTGCGCGCTCGCCCTGACCACCCTCGTCGGATGTTCCGACGGGGGAGGCGGTGGCGGCGACGGTGCGACCGAGTCGGCCACCCGCTCCTCCGCGAGCGGCGGGACGCAGATCACGATCAAGGACTTCAAGTTCCAGCCCGCCTCCCTGACCGTCTCTCCCGGAGCGAAGGTCACCGTCGTCAACAAGGACTCGACCACGCACACCGTGACGGCGTCCAAGGGCGGATCCTTCGACACCGGAGACATCGCCCCCGGCAAGAGCGCCACCTTCACGGCACCGTCCACGGCGGGCGACTTCCCCTACACCTGCACGATCCACCCGTTCATGAAGGGCACGCTCACCGTCGAGTGA
- a CDS encoding MaoC family dehydratase → MTTTAQGLEGIVSLAGRDLGRTDWLEITQDRVNTFADATDDHQWIHTDPEKAQHGPFGGPIAHGYLTLSLIIPMFGDLLEISGISMSVNYGLEKVRFPSPVPVGAKIRLHGAVDSVDAVKGNGVQMALTFTVEVEGSEKPACVARAVYRHYA, encoded by the coding sequence GTGACCACCACCGCCCAGGGCCTCGAAGGCATCGTCTCCCTCGCCGGCCGCGACCTCGGCCGTACCGACTGGCTCGAGATCACGCAGGATCGCGTGAACACCTTCGCCGACGCCACCGACGACCACCAGTGGATCCACACCGACCCGGAGAAGGCCCAGCACGGCCCCTTCGGCGGCCCCATCGCCCACGGCTACCTCACCCTGTCCCTGATCATCCCGATGTTCGGCGACCTGCTGGAGATCTCCGGCATCTCCATGAGCGTCAACTACGGCCTGGAGAAGGTGCGCTTCCCGAGCCCCGTGCCGGTCGGCGCGAAGATCCGCCTGCACGGCGCGGTCGACTCGGTCGACGCGGTCAAGGGCAACGGGGTGCAGATGGCGCTGACCTTCACCGTGGAGGTCGAGGGCAGCGAGAAGCCGGCCTGCGTGGCACGGGCGGTGTACCGGCACTACGCCTGA